A stretch of the Polaribacter pacificus genome encodes the following:
- a CDS encoding glycosyltransferase family 4 protein: MTKKLHILFLCSWFPTRVLKTSGDFIQRHAEAVSLLHRVSVLHIISDQSISKPEITISQQKNLTVYTGYLPKTKNPLHKLIAYLSITRKLLKRIDSFDAVHLNRIYPLGFIALYLKWFKSIPYIISEHWTGFLSERADQLNAFEKQVTKLIVSRASVVCPVSKFLEKSMLQLNFKGHYSCVGNVIDNTLFKPGNKLDQPYSLVHVSNLRDAQKNITGMLHVAKILENQIGTFTWNFIGGNADEYQDLITKLNFTKANIFFEAHLNHKELAQRLQQADLCISFSNYESFGIVIPEAILCNTPVIATQTGIVNELPKSTSLQLISVGDEAALEAAILQQKTKRNIEEPSELQAYIQKKYSKDEIAKEFSKHYFNSLKLL, translated from the coding sequence TTGACAAAAAAGTTGCATATTTTATTTCTGTGTAGTTGGTTCCCTACTAGAGTATTAAAAACCAGTGGCGACTTTATCCAAAGGCACGCTGAAGCAGTTTCTTTGCTACATAGAGTTTCTGTACTTCACATTATCAGCGACCAAAGCATTTCAAAACCAGAAATAACAATAAGCCAACAAAAAAACCTTACTGTCTATACAGGTTACCTTCCAAAAACCAAAAACCCACTGCACAAACTCATCGCATACCTAAGCATTACAAGAAAGCTTTTAAAAAGAATTGACTCTTTTGATGCGGTTCATCTAAATCGAATCTATCCATTGGGATTTATAGCGCTCTACTTAAAATGGTTTAAAAGCATTCCGTACATCATTTCTGAACATTGGACAGGCTTTTTATCAGAAAGAGCAGACCAGCTTAACGCTTTTGAAAAACAAGTAACAAAACTAATTGTATCAAGAGCTTCTGTGGTCTGCCCTGTGAGTAAATTTTTAGAAAAATCCATGCTTCAATTAAATTTTAAAGGCCACTACAGTTGCGTGGGCAATGTGATTGACAATACCCTTTTTAAACCAGGAAACAAGCTAGACCAACCCTATAGTTTGGTACACGTCTCCAATCTTAGAGATGCTCAAAAAAACATCACAGGGATGCTGCATGTGGCTAAAATATTAGAAAATCAGATAGGCACTTTTACTTGGAATTTTATCGGTGGAAACGCAGATGAGTATCAAGATTTAATCACAAAACTCAACTTTACAAAAGCCAATATTTTTTTTGAAGCCCACCTAAATCACAAAGAACTTGCCCAACGCTTACAGCAAGCAGACCTTTGTATTTCTTTTAGCAATTATGAAAGTTTTGGCATAGTAATCCCAGAAGCGATTTTGTGCAACACTCCTGTAATTGCAACACAAACAGGCATCGTAAATGAACTTCCAAAAAGCACCTCGCTTCAATTAATTTCAGTGGGTGATGAAGCAGCCTTAGAAGCGGCTATACTACAACAAAAGACAAAAAGAAACATAGAAGAACCCTCTGAGTTGCAAGCTTATATTCAAAAGAAGTATAGCAAAGATGAGATTGCTAAAGAATTCTCTAAGCACTATTTCAACTCTTTAAAACTGCTTTAA
- a CDS encoding polysaccharide biosynthesis C-terminal domain-containing protein: MNLLKNYIQNFLSRAGSYVFITTIIARLFSFLASWIAVQLIPNNKLGVVLFAFSIIAFVFPIAGLGLHQSYLRFGALLKTNQEKEALFVYVFKKGIRATIIIILSIIVLSYFFPFTFEDSFYYITFLSLALLPSYVFELIKIQFRLQYKNKEFAYTEIVYNLLLVIFVGALSYFYKEKGYAAALVLTPLLACLYYVKKLPFKKTKKTDLSTKSKDFWSYGIFASLSNVVTQLLFVIDILLIGYLLNDAELVTVYKYLSLIPLSLLFLPRVFINTDFVHFTANIKDLGYIKNYIKGYLILFGAISCLLILFFNLSASAILQFFDPTFSKHEDSFMILLYGVVGILFLRGLFGNLLSSIGKAHLNLYITLAALILNICANLYMIPNYGIKGAAITSACLMWITGILSFVLFMYCYKSDFLNKK, translated from the coding sequence ATGAATTTGCTAAAAAACTATATCCAAAATTTTCTTTCACGAGCAGGGAGTTATGTCTTTATAACTACTATTATAGCAAGATTATTTTCTTTTTTAGCTTCATGGATCGCGGTTCAGTTGATTCCTAACAACAAACTCGGGGTTGTGCTATTTGCATTTTCTATTATCGCTTTTGTTTTTCCTATTGCAGGTCTTGGCCTTCATCAGAGCTATTTGCGATTTGGCGCCCTGTTAAAAACTAATCAAGAAAAAGAAGCCCTCTTTGTCTATGTTTTTAAAAAGGGTATTAGGGCGACAATTATAATAATTCTGTCTATCATTGTTCTAAGCTATTTTTTCCCTTTTACTTTTGAAGATAGTTTTTACTATATCACTTTTTTATCCTTAGCACTTCTCCCTTCTTATGTCTTTGAATTGATCAAAATACAATTTCGATTGCAATATAAAAACAAAGAATTTGCCTATACAGAAATTGTTTACAACTTACTCTTAGTAATCTTTGTAGGAGCACTTAGTTACTTTTACAAAGAAAAGGGCTATGCAGCTGCTTTGGTGCTCACTCCTCTACTCGCCTGCTTGTATTACGTTAAAAAATTGCCTTTTAAAAAAACAAAGAAGACAGACCTGTCAACAAAATCAAAAGATTTCTGGTCATATGGAATCTTTGCTAGCCTTTCTAATGTAGTAACTCAATTACTCTTTGTAATTGATATATTATTAATTGGGTATTTGCTAAATGATGCTGAATTGGTTACCGTTTATAAATACCTTTCTTTAATCCCATTAAGTCTGCTGTTTTTACCGAGAGTGTTTATCAATACAGATTTTGTCCATTTTACAGCAAATATTAAAGACCTTGGGTATATTAAAAATTATATAAAAGGCTATCTGATCTTGTTTGGTGCTATTAGTTGCCTTTTAATTCTTTTTTTTAACCTAAGCGCTAGCGCAATTCTACAGTTCTTTGACCCTACATTTTCTAAACACGAAGACAGCTTTATGATATTGCTTTACGGAGTAGTTGGCATCCTCTTTTTACGAGGTCTTTTTGGTAATTTGCTTTCATCCATTGGCAAAGCACACCTAAACCTATACATTACCCTAGCAGCGCTTATACTCAATATTTGTGCAAATTTGTATATGATTCCTAACTACGGAATTAAAGGCGCAGCCATTACCTCTGCATGCCTAATGTGGATTACGGGAATTCTATCTTTTGTCCTTTTTATGTATTGCTATAAGAGTGATTTTTTAAATAAAAAGTAA
- a CDS encoding GNAT family N-acetyltransferase has translation MIRYVNRAQLDDEKYNNCIRNSVQSRVYAYSWYLDCVCEQWGVLVLDDYTAVMPLPWKRKFGLAVISQPFFTQQLGVFSFSDLSEDDFSSFVKAIPKRFVKVSLQLNSLNDFCQKKCVAKTNYIISLNKPYVNLYKEYNKGRKHALNKGLKQNLVLEPIQFDELIQLAKTHYQYPELKEKDFENLAKLVATLAKKSKVSILGLYEQEQLIGGSVFVIHDHRITYLFSAMHPKGKQQQVPTLLIDNLIKNHSETAFIFDFEGSMIPTIASFFKSFGAQKETYFLFKKSLL, from the coding sequence ATGATTCGTTATGTAAATAGAGCTCAGCTAGACGATGAAAAATACAACAACTGCATTCGCAATTCGGTTCAGAGTAGGGTCTATGCATATAGTTGGTATTTAGATTGTGTTTGTGAGCAGTGGGGTGTATTAGTACTCGATGATTACACAGCTGTAATGCCTTTGCCATGGAAAAGAAAATTCGGTTTAGCAGTTATTTCTCAGCCTTTTTTTACGCAGCAATTGGGCGTATTTTCATTCTCTGATTTAAGTGAAGATGATTTTAGTTCTTTTGTCAAAGCAATTCCTAAACGCTTTGTTAAAGTTAGTTTACAACTAAATTCATTAAATGATTTTTGTCAAAAAAAATGTGTTGCTAAAACCAATTACATCATTTCTTTAAATAAACCCTATGTTAACCTATATAAAGAGTACAATAAAGGAAGAAAGCACGCATTAAACAAAGGGTTAAAACAAAACCTAGTCCTAGAGCCTATCCAATTTGATGAGCTGATTCAGTTGGCAAAAACGCATTATCAATATCCAGAGTTAAAAGAAAAAGATTTTGAAAATCTCGCAAAGCTAGTTGCAACGCTAGCTAAAAAATCTAAAGTCAGCATCTTAGGGTTGTATGAACAAGAACAGTTGATTGGAGGCTCCGTTTTTGTAATTCACGACCATCGAATTACCTATTTGTTTTCTGCTATGCATCCAAAGGGGAAGCAACAACAAGTACCCACATTGCTTATTGATAATTTGATTAAAAATCATTCGGAAACAGCTTTTATTTTTGATTTTGAAGGCTCTATGATTCCAACAATTGCTTCTTTTTTTAAAAGCTTTGGAGCTCAGAAAGAAACTTACTTTTTATTTAAAAAATCACTCTTATAG
- a CDS encoding polysaccharide deacetylase family protein, whose product MILVYTHKVTPRLRYIFKHIFSRILQIPVGFTSVVEEFIAHNGLKMTYSKTPLGNEFFIRSNDLLFEQGVNDIDITVFSWEDTPCFFNTGSKSALPFDIFAASFYLISRYEEYLPQVRDEHDRFTAKQSFAFQNGFLEKPLVDIWALKFLEKLKERFPDYAYKTREYKFISTVDVDNAFAFKHKSLVRTIGGFLKDLSGFRLRNVWNRFAVLTNIKKDQYNTFDQVLKLQKNYQHKLLFFFLIGDYTTFDTNVSASKGKFRLLIKNIADYAKVGLHPSYFTMKDEVMLKKEKDRLEDILNRSVDKSRQHFLRFSLPETYQNLIDLEVAEDYSMGYASHVGFRASTCTPFYFYDLDFEIQTPLKIVPFALMDTTLNDYLGLTPKQSLGKIRDLRNEVKAVNGTFVTLFHNESMSDYLRWRGWKRVYASMIKIATS is encoded by the coding sequence TTGATACTCGTATACACGCATAAGGTTACACCCAGATTACGCTATATTTTTAAGCATATTTTTAGTCGAATATTGCAAATACCAGTTGGTTTTACTTCTGTTGTAGAAGAGTTTATTGCGCATAATGGTTTAAAAATGACCTATTCTAAAACACCCTTAGGAAATGAGTTTTTTATCCGTAGCAATGATTTGTTGTTTGAGCAGGGTGTAAACGATATAGATATCACTGTATTTTCTTGGGAAGACACTCCTTGCTTTTTTAATACAGGTTCTAAGTCCGCGCTCCCTTTTGATATTTTTGCAGCAAGTTTCTATCTGATTAGTCGCTATGAAGAATACCTTCCACAAGTTCGTGATGAGCACGACCGATTTACTGCCAAACAAAGTTTTGCCTTCCAAAACGGTTTTTTAGAAAAACCACTTGTAGATATTTGGGCTTTAAAATTTCTTGAAAAACTAAAAGAAAGATTCCCGGACTATGCCTATAAAACTAGAGAATACAAGTTTATCTCTACAGTTGATGTAGACAATGCCTTTGCCTTTAAGCACAAGAGTTTGGTGAGGACTATTGGAGGTTTTTTAAAAGATTTAAGTGGTTTTAGGTTGCGAAACGTATGGAATCGCTTTGCAGTATTGACCAATATAAAAAAGGATCAATACAATACTTTTGATCAGGTTTTAAAACTTCAAAAAAACTACCAGCATAAATTACTTTTCTTTTTTTTGATAGGAGATTATACTACTTTTGATACCAATGTTTCTGCTTCTAAAGGAAAGTTTAGACTGTTAATAAAGAACATAGCTGATTATGCAAAAGTAGGTTTGCATCCCTCTTACTTTACCATGAAAGATGAGGTGATGCTTAAAAAAGAAAAAGATCGTTTGGAGGATATTCTAAATAGATCTGTAGACAAATCAAGACAGCATTTTTTGCGTTTTAGTTTGCCAGAAACCTATCAAAATTTAATTGACCTAGAGGTTGCTGAAGATTATTCTATGGGCTATGCGAGTCATGTGGGTTTTAGAGCAAGTACCTGTACGCCTTTTTATTTTTATGATTTGGATTTTGAAATACAAACCCCTTTAAAAATTGTGCCCTTTGCTTTGATGGACACCACCTTAAATGATTATTTAGGTTTAACGCCCAAGCAATCTTTAGGAAAAATTAGAGATTTAAGGAATGAAGTTAAAGCAGTAAACGGAACCTTTGTGACGCTTTTTCACAATGAAAGTATGAGTGATTATTTACGTTGGAGAGGTTGGAAAAGAGTGTATGCATCTATGATAAAAATTGCAACTTCTTAA
- the radC gene encoding RadC family protein gives MNTIPIKAWSLDDRPREKLLAKGKAVLTDAELLAIVIGSGNREESALALSKRILGSVNNNIQELSKLSIGQLTKFKGIGAVKAISIVSSLELGRRRHFEQQEVKPVIKSSSDVFTILQPLLNELQHEEFWVLYLNNSNRVVAKEQLSKGGLTATMVDVRLLFKKALELFAVAIIVAHNHPSGKLKPSNSDLLLTQKIKDSGALLEIKLLDHLIITQKDYFSFADQSLL, from the coding sequence ATGAACACAATACCAATTAAGGCATGGTCTTTAGACGATCGCCCTCGAGAAAAATTATTGGCAAAAGGGAAGGCAGTTTTAACAGATGCCGAACTTTTAGCTATTGTTATTGGATCTGGCAACAGAGAAGAGAGTGCGCTTGCGCTCAGTAAACGAATTTTAGGTTCTGTAAACAACAACATCCAAGAGCTTTCTAAGCTGTCTATAGGTCAGCTTACTAAGTTTAAAGGCATTGGTGCTGTAAAAGCGATTAGCATCGTGTCGAGTTTAGAACTAGGTAGAAGACGACATTTTGAACAGCAAGAAGTAAAGCCTGTAATTAAAAGCAGCTCTGATGTTTTTACCATACTACAGCCTTTGTTAAATGAGTTACAACACGAAGAGTTTTGGGTTTTATACTTAAACAATTCAAATAGAGTGGTAGCCAAAGAACAATTAAGTAAAGGCGGGTTAACTGCCACTATGGTTGATGTTCGGTTGCTGTTTAAAAAAGCACTTGAACTTTTTGCAGTGGCTATTATCGTGGCACATAATCATCCTTCGGGTAAATTAAAACCCAGTAATTCTGATCTGCTTTTAACTCAAAAAATTAAAGATTCAGGAGCCTTGTTAGAGATAAAATTACTGGATCACTTAATTATCACTCAAAAAGATTATTTTAGCTTTGCAGACCAGTCGTTATTGTAA
- the trkA gene encoding Trk system potassium transporter TrkA, with amino-acid sequence MKIIIAGAGDVGFHLAKLLSYEAQDTYIVDFDGDKLNYINNHLDVFTKKGDATSISLLKEIGIDSADLLLAVTESQNTNFTIAVIGKALGVKKTIARIDNPEFLRTKDIDFKKFGIDFMISPQELAANEIKMLLNQSCFNDTVQFESGLFNVMGSLLTYKSPIVNLSVKEAKDKFSDIDFVTIAIKREGHSQTIIPRGDTVYNINDQVYFSTPKESIQKLHALNGQEKLDIKNVMILGGSSIGYKTAKKLCRENFKVKLIEKDKERALQLAEELNNVLVINGDGRELELLEEESIREMDAFIAVTGDSETNIMSCLVAKSKGIKKTIALVENIDYINISQTIGIDTLINKKLLAASSIFRHIRKGEILALANLHNIDAEVLEFETHNNAKVTRKPIRELKFPREAVFGGVIRDGKALMPYGHFQIQDGDKVIVFCLPEAITVVEEMFKPQ; translated from the coding sequence ATGAAAATTATAATAGCTGGGGCTGGCGATGTTGGTTTCCATTTAGCTAAATTATTATCGTACGAAGCACAAGACACTTATATTGTTGATTTTGACGGTGATAAATTAAACTATATCAACAACCATTTAGATGTATTTACCAAAAAAGGTGATGCAACTTCCATTTCTTTGTTAAAAGAAATCGGGATTGACTCTGCTGATTTACTACTTGCTGTTACAGAATCTCAAAACACCAACTTCACCATCGCTGTGATTGGAAAAGCATTGGGAGTTAAAAAAACCATTGCCAGAATTGACAATCCAGAATTTTTAAGAACAAAAGATATTGACTTTAAAAAGTTTGGTATTGACTTTATGATTTCTCCTCAAGAATTGGCTGCTAATGAAATTAAAATGCTTCTTAATCAGTCTTGTTTTAATGATACGGTGCAATTTGAGAGTGGTTTGTTTAATGTAATGGGTAGTTTGTTAACCTATAAATCTCCCATCGTAAACTTAAGCGTTAAAGAAGCCAAAGACAAATTCTCAGATATTGATTTTGTGACTATCGCAATTAAAAGAGAGGGTCATTCTCAAACTATTATCCCAAGAGGGGATACTGTTTACAACATCAATGATCAAGTCTATTTTTCTACACCTAAAGAGAGTATCCAAAAATTACATGCTTTAAATGGTCAAGAAAAATTAGACATTAAAAATGTCATGATTTTAGGAGGAAGTAGCATTGGTTACAAAACGGCTAAAAAGTTATGTAGAGAAAATTTTAAGGTAAAACTTATAGAAAAAGATAAAGAGAGAGCACTTCAGTTAGCTGAAGAACTAAACAATGTGTTGGTTATAAATGGTGACGGTAGAGAATTAGAGTTATTAGAAGAAGAAAGCATTCGCGAGATGGATGCCTTTATCGCAGTAACAGGGGATTCTGAAACCAACATTATGTCTTGTTTGGTTGCCAAATCAAAAGGAATTAAAAAAACAATTGCCCTAGTTGAGAATATAGACTACATCAATATTTCTCAAACCATTGGTATTGACACCTTGATAAATAAAAAATTATTGGCTGCTAGTAGCATCTTTAGACATATTCGAAAAGGTGAAATTTTAGCCCTTGCCAATTTACACAATATTGACGCTGAGGTTTTAGAATTTGAAACCCACAACAACGCCAAAGTAACTAGAAAGCCTATCCGAGAATTAAAATTCCCTCGAGAAGCTGTTTTTGGCGGAGTGATAAGAGATGGAAAAGCACTAATGCCTTATGGTCATTTTCAAATCCAAGATGGAGATAAGGTAATTGTCTTTTGTCTTCCAGAAGCAATAACCGTGGTCGAAGAGATGTTTAAACCACAATAG
- a CDS encoding TrkH family potassium uptake protein produces the protein MYSHNLNLKIIYRFLGLTSMLNGVFMLIAVPFSLYHQEEAYKGILTGGIVTIAIGLLLYFFNKPTSTNIQKKEGYLIVTLGWLILSFTGMLPYLFSGSIPNISNAFFETISGYSTTGSSILTDIESMPKGILFWRSATHWIGGMGIIVLTIAILPLLGIGGMQLFMAEAPGPSTDKLHPRISDTAKRLWLIYVILTFSEFFLLKLAGMTWFDAINHAMATMSTGGFSTKNDSVAYYNAMPLVQYIIIFFMFVAGTNFVLSYFALKGQFQKIFKSEEFKYYLIGFIGLTFVIATIILFFQNPDLETTIEHPMIYGKVESAFRHAAFQVISVITTTGFVSADFTMWSFFATAIFFSLFFVGGSAGSTSGGVKIVRHIIMLKSSFLEFKKALHPNAIIPVRYDEKPVNQTIVFNIISFFIIYMLIFVVSSTILTLMGLDFISALGAAGSSLGNIGPALGSVSPVDNYAHLSDPAKWFCSFLMLIGRLELFTVLILFSPFFWRKN, from the coding sequence ATGTACAGCCACAATCTTAATTTAAAAATTATTTATCGTTTTCTTGGCTTAACATCCATGTTAAACGGTGTCTTTATGCTTATTGCGGTACCTTTTAGCTTGTATCATCAAGAAGAAGCTTATAAAGGAATTTTAACCGGAGGGATTGTTACCATTGCGATTGGTTTATTATTGTATTTTTTTAACAAACCAACCTCTACCAATATTCAAAAAAAAGAAGGATATCTTATTGTTACATTAGGTTGGCTAATTCTTTCATTTACAGGAATGTTGCCCTATTTATTTTCGGGATCCATCCCCAATATTTCCAACGCTTTTTTTGAAACTATTTCTGGTTATTCTACTACAGGATCTTCTATCCTTACAGATATTGAATCCATGCCAAAAGGAATTTTGTTTTGGAGAAGTGCTACTCATTGGATAGGTGGTATGGGGATCATTGTACTTACGATTGCGATTTTACCACTCTTAGGGATTGGAGGAATGCAATTGTTTATGGCAGAAGCTCCAGGTCCCTCTACAGACAAGCTACATCCACGAATATCAGACACCGCCAAAAGACTGTGGTTAATATATGTAATCTTAACTTTTAGTGAATTCTTTTTACTAAAACTTGCCGGGATGACTTGGTTTGATGCAATTAATCACGCTATGGCGACCATGAGCACAGGAGGTTTCTCTACAAAAAATGACAGTGTCGCATATTACAACGCAATGCCACTTGTGCAATACATCATCATCTTTTTTATGTTTGTGGCTGGAACCAATTTTGTCTTGTCCTATTTTGCGCTTAAAGGTCAATTTCAGAAAATCTTTAAGAGTGAAGAATTTAAATATTATTTGATTGGTTTCATTGGATTAACCTTTGTTATAGCAACCATCATTTTGTTTTTCCAGAACCCAGATCTAGAAACTACCATAGAGCATCCGATGATTTACGGAAAGGTTGAAAGTGCTTTTAGGCATGCTGCTTTTCAGGTAATCTCTGTGATTACTACCACTGGTTTTGTCAGTGCTGATTTTACCATGTGGAGTTTCTTTGCAACCGCTATTTTCTTTTCTTTATTTTTTGTGGGTGGTTCTGCAGGTTCTACCAGTGGTGGTGTTAAGATTGTTCGACACATTATTATGCTTAAAAGCAGTTTTTTAGAGTTTAAAAAAGCCTTGCACCCAAACGCAATCATTCCGGTTAGATATGACGAAAAACCTGTTAATCAAACCATTGTATTTAATATTATTTCCTTTTTTATCATCTACATGCTCATCTTTGTGGTGTCTTCTACTATTTTAACTCTGATGGGTTTAGATTTTATATCAGCACTTGGAGCTGCTGGATCATCACTAGGAAATATTGGACCCGCTTTGGGTTCTGTGAGTCCTGTTGATAATTATGCACATTTATCTGATCCTGCAAAATGGTTTTGTTCTTTTTTAATGCTTATTGGACGTCTAGAACTCTTCACTGTTTTAATCTTATTCTCTCCATTTTTCTGGCGTAAAAACTAG
- a CDS encoding T9SS type A sorting domain-containing protein — protein sequence MKQLYFVKELVRLIPLLAALCSYSQSKGDIAFTAINVDGNDDFAIVLLSTFPANSILYFTDATWDNATLAFNEVGNDGFLEWNTGAEELPAGTIISFNNINNINADNFSVSAGTISSNNSISLVASGETIFAYTGTNKDSPTTFISGIKNASLQSNELLGTGLIAGQNFLELNPFVSPDGGEYTGSRSNQSDYASYLTLLVNKENWTINNSNGELFLDFSKEAFCISTIATSWTGSTNNQWNLSSNWSNGIPTKDADVTIPKTAILPLISTSATAGNISLEPGANITVSGLLSVKGRLLAQSGSTIMGSGTLNANFIYTRQLESDNWYLVASPFKDQTIEDLIHKNSFAAGTDTNIGLAHYENKDASWSYYNAKTVGKLLPAKGYAVKLTSAGNLKYSGSLETNDVAISLKDGTTNAYNLIGNPYTAFIPANTNTNVAENILTVNSDQLSEQTLWFWDQKSNAYITINQASLGKYIAPVQGFFVKTKTGGGILNFTKAMQQYQQTEVFYKSNEEPVWIQVKVANGDKSKTTEIFFIENTTTGFDNGYDSSSFKGVLSDFELYTRLVQDSNSTDLSIQSLPTDNYKNLVIPIGLKTEAASINFTAKSAQLPEDLIIYLEDRELGVFTKLSNDETGYTVTLSNPLDGIGRFYLHIKSSNVLSTVTIDRKYLRSYQKDKNTLRLEGFSANDISITLSNILGKRILRQRFSKSEYIEIDLPKHLNQGLYLISIQMGRNQYSKKIYINR from the coding sequence ATGAAACAACTTTACTTTGTAAAGGAGTTAGTCAGACTAATTCCTTTACTAGCTGCGCTATGCAGTTATTCGCAATCCAAGGGCGACATCGCCTTTACGGCCATCAATGTTGATGGTAATGATGATTTTGCTATTGTGTTATTAAGCACATTCCCCGCAAATTCAATACTGTATTTTACAGATGCTACTTGGGACAATGCTACCCTCGCTTTTAATGAAGTCGGAAACGACGGATTCTTAGAATGGAATACCGGAGCTGAAGAACTCCCAGCGGGAACCATAATTTCCTTTAATAATATTAACAATATTAACGCTGATAATTTTAGTGTTTCAGCGGGAACCATTAGCAGCAACAATTCTATTTCTTTAGTGGCATCAGGAGAGACAATATTTGCCTATACAGGAACAAATAAAGACAGTCCAACCACTTTTATTAGTGGTATCAAAAATGCTAGTTTGCAAAGCAATGAACTCTTAGGGACAGGACTCATTGCTGGGCAAAATTTTCTTGAATTAAATCCATTTGTAAGCCCAGATGGCGGTGAATATACTGGATCAAGATCTAACCAATCAGACTATGCAAGCTACTTAACACTACTTGTAAACAAAGAAAACTGGACCATTAACAACAGCAATGGAGAGCTTTTTTTAGATTTTTCAAAAGAAGCTTTTTGCATCTCAACTATAGCCACAAGTTGGACTGGAAGCACAAACAATCAATGGAACTTATCAAGCAATTGGAGTAATGGAATTCCGACAAAAGATGCTGATGTAACGATTCCTAAAACAGCCATTTTGCCCTTGATAAGCACAAGCGCGACTGCAGGAAACATTAGCCTTGAACCTGGAGCCAATATCACTGTATCTGGATTACTAAGCGTTAAAGGACGGCTACTGGCCCAATCAGGAAGTACAATAATGGGAAGTGGAACTTTAAATGCTAATTTTATTTATACCCGACAACTTGAGTCAGACAATTGGTATTTAGTAGCAAGCCCTTTTAAAGATCAAACAATTGAGGACCTTATCCATAAAAACTCTTTTGCAGCAGGTACTGACACCAATATTGGCCTAGCTCACTATGAAAACAAAGACGCTAGTTGGAGCTACTACAATGCAAAAACAGTAGGTAAATTACTCCCTGCAAAAGGCTATGCTGTAAAGCTAACTAGTGCAGGAAACCTAAAGTACTCTGGCTCGCTAGAAACCAACGATGTTGCCATCAGCTTGAAGGATGGAACAACGAATGCTTATAATCTAATTGGCAACCCTTATACTGCCTTTATTCCTGCCAATACAAATACCAATGTGGCAGAAAATATTCTCACTGTTAATTCAGATCAATTGAGTGAACAAACTCTTTGGTTTTGGGATCAAAAAAGCAATGCTTATATCACTATAAACCAAGCAAGCTTAGGCAAATACATCGCTCCTGTTCAAGGTTTTTTTGTAAAGACTAAGACTGGCGGAGGCATACTGAATTTTACCAAAGCGATGCAGCAGTATCAACAGACAGAAGTATTTTATAAAAGCAATGAAGAACCTGTATGGATACAAGTAAAAGTAGCAAATGGAGACAAGTCAAAAACGACAGAAATCTTTTTTATAGAAAATACCACCACAGGTTTTGACAATGGCTATGACAGCTCAAGTTTTAAGGGAGTTCTCAGTGATTTTGAGCTCTACACAAGACTAGTACAAGATTCAAATAGCACAGATTTATCAATACAATCTTTGCCAACGGATAATTATAAAAATTTAGTCATTCCTATTGGTCTTAAAACAGAAGCTGCTAGCATTAATTTTACGGCTAAGAGCGCTCAGCTCCCAGAAGATCTAATTATTTACTTAGAAGATCGTGAGCTTGGTGTTTTTACCAAATTGTCCAACGATGAAACAGGTTATACGGTTACCTTATCAAATCCATTAGACGGAATTGGTCGTTTTTACCTACACATAAAAAGCTCAAATGTTTTGAGTACAGTCACTATTGACAGAAAATATTTACGCAGTTATCAAAAAGACAAAAACACCCTACGTTTAGAAGGGTTTTCTGCAAATGATATTAGTATAACACTTTCTAATATTTTGGGAAAAAGAATACTGCGGCAACGTTTTTCAAAATCAGAATACATAGAGATTGACCTACCAAAACACCTCAACCAAGGACTCTATCTTATTAGTATTCAAATGGGGCGAAATCAATACTCCAAAAAAATCTATATAAATCGATAA